One stretch of Bacteroidales bacterium DNA includes these proteins:
- a CDS encoding linear amide C-N hydrolase translates to MIKKLILSGIILFILLSIQQVDACSTFCLKDSKSIVFGRSYDWNIGYGYMMTNLRNVKKTRFLPYDEKLTTWTSKYGSVTFNQYGKEYPIGGMNEMGLVIDVMTLKDTYYPNPDERSAIDELGWVQYQLDNSASIQDVIESNITIRISNKTFVKLHFLVSDASGRTLAVEFLNGVATFHYDENLPYKCLTNSTYDNSLTYLSNHIGFGGETPVDYQNHISANSLERFAICADMLNKYKEDINTSIIDYSFDILNNVKDEVRSQFQIVYDLKNKEIHFRSLQSSNIKTVNLSSFDFDCTSKPMMIDVNTTFDGNIFNKFSQYDSTANRELIIKAYRETGIKLPENIILKIARWPENITCSQ, encoded by the coding sequence ATGATTAAAAAACTTATTTTATCGGGAATAATACTATTTATTCTCTTATCAATTCAACAGGTAGATGCTTGTTCTACATTTTGCTTAAAAGACAGTAAAAGCATAGTATTCGGTCGAAGTTACGATTGGAACATCGGCTATGGGTACATGATGACAAACCTCAGAAACGTTAAGAAAACAAGATTTCTCCCATACGATGAAAAGCTAACTACTTGGACATCAAAATATGGTAGCGTAACATTTAACCAATATGGAAAAGAATACCCAATTGGGGGTATGAACGAAATGGGATTAGTTATTGATGTAATGACATTAAAAGATACCTATTATCCTAATCCTGATGAAAGATCGGCTATAGATGAGCTAGGCTGGGTTCAATATCAATTAGATAATTCAGCCTCAATACAAGATGTAATTGAAAGTAATATAACAATCAGAATTTCCAACAAGACATTCGTAAAACTCCATTTTCTTGTTAGCGATGCTTCAGGTAGAACACTGGCGGTTGAATTCCTGAATGGTGTTGCGACGTTCCACTACGATGAGAATTTACCATATAAATGCTTAACAAATAGCACTTATGATAACTCATTGACCTATCTTTCTAATCACATCGGTTTTGGAGGCGAAACACCTGTTGATTACCAGAACCATATATCTGCAAACTCACTTGAACGATTTGCTATTTGTGCCGACATGCTAAATAAATACAAAGAGGACATAAATACATCAATAATAGATTACTCTTTTGATATTTTAAATAATGTAAAAGACGAGGTTAGATCACAGTTTCAGATAGTTTATGATCTAAAAAATAAGGAAATCCATTTTCGTTCGCTTCAATCAAGCAATATAAAAACGGTGAACCTTAGCAGCTTTGATTTCGACTGCACTTCCAAACCCATGATGATTGATGTTAACACCACATTTGATGGGAATATTTTCAATAAATTTAGCCAGTACGACTCCACAGCAAATAGAGAGCTGATAATAAAGGCCTATCGTGAAACAGGAATAAAATTACCCGAAAACATAATTCTAAAAATAGCCAGATGGCCAGAGAATATTACTTGTTCTCAATAG